DNA from Cotesia glomerata isolate CgM1 linkage group LG10, MPM_Cglom_v2.3, whole genome shotgun sequence:
gatttatttgagaaagcccataagtcaaaaatagtaaatttttcaggagaagcaaaaaacatttttctcggTTAAGTTTGCATTAACATCATGAACcaatgatgaataataataatgttagttcgagcataaaaaaaatttaattgttaattactattatttataataatgatttcaAGTTGATTGACTTATTATGGGGTTTCTCACCAAAACgaatataatagtaataaaatcattaatattattaatttttctccctcaatcatttattatatttataaaattaagcacaaaatatgtattggaactacaattaacgaaaattataataaatcatctatttttaaattcaaattagtgaattgagagtcaacaataaaacaaacaacattttaatttatcacaatctaactttataaaactaacaattgcaaaaattatttaaatcaaagtatttaacagtaaatataatatattttcatttagttatcattaattaaattaattttagaatttaaatcaGTTAAATCAGTGTCAACaaccaaacaaaatatttttaattttaatccatcaagcgaaaattgtaaaactcattaaaattcaaatatttaacagtaaatttactttctaattatctaataatcaattattttaaaattaaagtcagTGAAATCACatcaaacaataaaacaataatttaattcaatttttttaaacccatactaagaaaattatgaaaatttaagtattttgcattgaactgaatttttcttcagaaatttatttttggaattttgaaattgaatgtttattcGAAAAATCCCTTGAGTCactgacttatggggtttctcaatTAAACGAGATTTGTATTAACCAATTGTTTCTCGGTTTTGAACGcggatttaatattttttggtgcTGGTATAAGTGAGGGGAAATTCAAAGAACCGAAGAATGCAATAAAcccgatttaaaaaaaaaatattactcaaataaacgattcatttaaagttaaaaaaatattttatacttacGTCATTAAGATTTTGTACGATGGGTGCAGCGATAAAAACAACATAAGGAGCAAACTCAGCGGTACGAAGTATTTTTAATGCTTGAGGTTCAACGTCTAGAATAGCCATTTTTCCTTCTTCGTGGATTTTTCTTATCGTATCTAACTTGGTACCGTACATTGCGTCCTCGTGTGTACCtatatttaatcaataatttataattattcattcaagtgaaaaatttcatcttaataataataataaaaaataaaattaccgtaTTCTAAGTATTCATTAGCGCTGATATCCGTCATCATTTCATCATGTGTGACAAAATAGTAATTGCGTCCACTCTCTTCGTCGTTTCGTGGAGGCCTCGTTGTATCtgtagtttaatttaattcacaaatttattagataaatttattaattaaataaatgataattaataaatttgtatttttgtttcgtaatttaaataaataatttatcaattattgaaatttaaaaaatgtcctacgctataaatttattgatgataTAAAATCCATCAGATAGGAAATGTCTagaacaaataaaagatttgatCTTTATATCGATATAACTATGttctatttatattattattttcagtcaTAATTGGAACAAAAAATGAGACTGAGTTCGATCTATAGTTGACTAGTTTTATAAACgcatgaattaattttaaaggaggaagtggaataaaaaatacaaaattgaaGATGGAGATAGTTAATACCCTCGTCAGAGCGGGCCATGAAGGAGATAATCTCTCTCAATTTTTTCGGTTTCTTcagtgtattaaaaataatgttacttagaacaaaaaaattaattattaaaacaaaactattttaacgatgacattaaaattaaaaagcatttgtaatttttttttcttcaaataaattgtaacgaaaaaataaaagataataaaaatttatttcaaacgaATTTCAcgttgttatttaattattaaaaattgacggCTGTCATCGCCTAAAAAATGTAATCTCCTAGATAAACATTAATCAGTGAATAAAACTAAATTGAAGAAGTtagctaaataataaaagaaatagaTAGTAAACAAATGGTAAGTAAACACTCGTGTGACCTCTAGCTGAAAGAATGAGAGTCTTGAGTAAATATAATGGTTATTGACCGACAGAGAGTGTGTGTGGGTGGTCAAGATTAATTTTCTCCAAACGTAATAAAcaccaataaaaatatttacttagcgtaataatttattacaacaTGGTATTTACCTTTCCTCAGTCAACGGTCGTTATTATCCAGCATACTCGTTCAATCATCAGACCAGATAAACGATAAACGTCTATCTAAATGTCACAGTTTATCGACGTTAATCCTTAGCCTCTGACAATAATACCCAACAACTGAAATTAATAAGCCCGACGTGACAATCCAATTGCTCGTATTTTTTGACAGTGAGGGAAACTTATCCGCTGGAATGGACTTCCTCGGAGGCTGTTTCTGTTggaaaaacgaaaaaaactgagtgaaaaatgaatttttatgcttGTGTCTTCCAATCCTAATTTTTACCAAGTTCCAATAGAATTTTAGCACTTACCTATTTTACTAGCGCGGTACTCAGCATGATAATCACAATCGGACACTGTTAACTCGTGTTCAAGGCActacactaataaaaaagttttatttttaatcacttgtcactaattaaaattcttactCTGGCAGCCATCTTGCCGACAAGCATGCTTCGGAATATAAGAGTCCGCGCACGCGCCCATCTTTCATCCCGACTAAGACCGAAGTTTGCGTGCCGTTTTTCAGAATTcgaattttctaataatttttataattaaaaaattgtaaatttaattaaggtaaaaataacaaaattataattattattggaatttacactttatttttgctttaattttattttttttcaagcttttttttgtagttttaaaaaaatattaatcgttaaaatattgtttatcaTACAATcgtttcataaaatttatttaaggtaaaagccccaatagatgatcatgtaccagtatatgatcactccatgtatttgtatacctatatttgtgaatatagatatacaaatacatggagtgatcatatactggtacgtgatcatctattggggcttttaccttacttaaaaatctaattatctattattttcttaaagaaTCAAAATGCactaactaaaattttaaatttcaagctTTCGTTCTGCGCGTTGACATCTGACCGACCTGTAGAGCCACCTGCAGCTTGTTTTGTAAGTGATACAATGATCCCGCGTCCTTATGTCACATTCTGTAGTTCATTGCGCCAAtgataaacaatatttattacacaggtgttgtttttattaataaataattttcattcctGAAGCATCACCATATCTTATTTTACatttgtgtaaataaatatataatatacgtaagtaaaaaaagtaaaaatcataataacaaaGCAGTGATGTTAactgataattttattgtttgtaatatttataatgcaTTCTTATGGGAGCACGCTTATGGAAGGGATAAACGAGTACAGATTGCAGTGCGTGGTCTAGTCAGATTTGTCGTTCCATCGAATGTAAATCAGCGTTTGTCGattaattattcatcattGCAACTCTATTAATTTTGCAACCTAACTGCTCTTTTGCACTCCGTGAcatgtttatttttgttttatttctaattaatgtaattaaaaatttttattttttattttaaccatttaattgtttattagttttaaaaaaattatcagctcTTAGTTTCaactctgaaataaaaaattgaaaaatttagttattcgaaatttgttttttattttttatattttatagtggATTGATCCAAAAAatcgaaagaaaaaaattttttataccctttttttcctaattttttcaattcttaGGAGCAAAATATAAGATCTTTAATACTATCTCAAGTAttatgtagaaaaaaaaattaaaatattaaatgaaattcaatttttgtagTACTTGgttgaattttttctatacggaaaaaaatttgctgtactaaatgataattaataggtaataataaattttttaaacactgaaattgctattttgataattaatttgcaatattatttataatttatttttttctgtgtatcaaTTCGCCAAATAGCAGgacaaaatttaaacaaaaaaagtatacatttctaaaattttcgatcttttattgttaaaaataaaaataaacatttttaattacattctCATTAccattaattgaaaattttttttaataatgaaaaaatttatcactatTAACACATCacataatattttatgttaaatgcACAATccactttaaaaaaatgattaaataataaaaaaccatCTGTTCACTTATTAATTATCCTATTTGACGAGTAAAGCGAATTATAggcttttaataaataaatatatcattgaCAGAAATTTGATTTGAATAAAGCGCGCGTTATACCGGTGTCTTAGATACTTTACCGCGCGTATAATCAAGCGGCGTCGCGACGCGTCGGTGTTACGACCGACACTAAAGCGTCGCAGGGGCGCACGTTGTTATCAGTGAATTTTCCACGCGTGCGCACTACCCGGAAACGGATATCTATTACtgagtatttttttgtccTTACCATGAAACAAggagaatatatatatatagtaagACAGGAGGTATAATAGAATAGAGTCTATCCTTTAAACACATTTTTGCCACTAACTTCCTCGGTCTTTAATGTCTTGCAAACTCATTCGATTCCACCCACGTCTGAACACGTCTTGCTTTTGTATTATGCTTTAATTgaacattataattttattatggattGTGTCAAGtaactctaaatttttcttagcaaTAATTATCAGTATGATTAtctttttctcgttacggaaATCGATAATTCTCTCTCACCTGTTAATACAATTTGGCATTGTCTTTCAGTCGATATTCACGTCGTCACcgtttttattctaattaaattaaaatatcgatTCTTCAACATTGCGAAATGTCCTGCTCGTCGAAACCTTTTTTTTAGGGGTGTGCGAATATTCGAGTTTACGAATAATTCGCCTCGAATTCGAATCGAATTATTCGATTCGAatttcgaatcgaatattcgaataattcgaatcgttcgaataattcgaatagttcgaataattcgaatcgTTCGAATAgctcaaataattcaaacagtcgTTTTCTGTTAATaaactgattaatttttgtgtaaaaattaatttgttttattttatttgactaaataaagtcttcataattattcgATAGTAAAGTCTgcttattatttgtaataaatatctctTGGTGTATTCGGACTCCCCGCCTCGGGGCACCTCGctattttgacatttttccggaaaaattcgatttctttaataaatgagaTCTACAGGCACGATAGATCAGACATTGAAAAAGTGTAAATATAGACTATGGAAATTCTATAGCTTTATCTCTAGctaagattatttaaattaatttatttttctcttaactGAAATAAATTACGTCTATAgctatattacattatattaatatttacatagcccacatgaattttttatgaattttatatattccacaaatatgggaaatatcatataggtttataaaatatatgaaaaaaatcgtgtgcgtactcaaatgaaaggtctcgatgagcgtaacatcaggatgagcttatgtcttaaaaaatgtcaagaattgaagaatgactttgtattttgtctactgatgatatGTTTAacgatacaagctcatcctcgagttacacttatcgagatctatcatttaaatacccacacgaattttttatatattttatatatttcacaaatatgatacacagtaaaaaattttgcgtcattgcgtcaaaaaattatgtgttaaaaatttttgtgttaaatatttaacacttttatgtgtaaatttaacattaattgtgttaaattaacacagaaaaatgttaaattaacacaaaaaagtgtaaaatatttaacataaaaatttttaacacaaaattttttgacgcaatgacgcaaaattttttactgtgtaaatatcatatctataaaatcttttattaaaaagcttaTGCGACGTattcattgttgtcgcttttcatTGCTACCTTTACACTCTTTCAATGTCTGAACCATCGTGTCGTAgatcttatttaaaataaaatcgaattttcCCGGAGAAATGTCAAAATGACGAGGTGCCCCGAAACAGGGGGTCCGAATAcaccaagaaatatttattacaaatataataaGCAGCCTttactatcaaataattatgaagactcctttagtcaaataaaatcaaacgaattaatttttacataaaaattagttgGTTTATCGACAGAAAACGACTgtgtcaattatttaaaatattcgaactattcgaattattcgaactattcgaattattcgaactattcgaatcattcaaactattcgaattattcaaactattcgaatattcgattcgaatttcgaatcgaatagtactattcgattcgattcgattcgaacactattcgcacacccctattaaataaataaaagtataaatataagaaaataCTTTATTGCGTTTTAATTCATTTCAAATACATAACATTactttagaatttaaaataaataatttttatgaataattttactataaataattgtaattctCAAGAAAAGTATGCAttgttatttgttaataaaataaatttttaaatatagaaATACGTGACTAGATTgcttttttagttaaaaatttttaatccttaattaatattgtttaaaCTTAACATTCCGTTATAAAGATTATACGAATGGATGCGCAGTATGTTttagttgttaagaaaatacatcGGTCACAACagcttaatataaataaataatatttNNNNNNNNNNNNNNNNNNNNNNNNNNNNNNNNNNNNNNNNNNNNNNNNNNNNNNNNNNNNNNNNNNNNNNNNNNNNNNNNNNNNNNNNNNNNNNNNNNNNATACAAAAAATTGACTCGAACCAAAACAATCAACGAGAGAGATCTAAATAGTTATAGCGCAAGTAAAGTTTTTCTTAATacaataaactttaaaaaaaaattttgatttcgcccataataattatttttattaatatttttttaagtaaattatcttcttagatttttttaattatacttttaataatcTAGCAGAGATAAATATTAgcatttatcattttctaaatttaatttgaagagTCCTGCTCAAAATTTACCTTCACTATATGTACTCAAAATGTAAATATGGTATAGTTATGTAAATTCAACTGCTATAC
Protein-coding regions in this window:
- the LOC123272413 gene encoding peripheral plasma membrane protein CASK-like; translated protein: MMTDISANEYLEYGTHEDAMYGTKLDTIRKIHEEGKMAILDVEPQALKILRTAEFAPYVVFIAAPIVQNLNDYDGSLERLGKESDMLKQAYGHFFDLTIINDDIDETIAQLEGAIDKIQKTPQWTPVRWVY